The Euphorbia lathyris chromosome 3, ddEupLath1.1, whole genome shotgun sequence genome contains a region encoding:
- the LOC136223784 gene encoding prefoldin subunit 5 produces MASSKGREDSPAVRVAEMEKMSAEQLKAFKEQSDLEVNLLQDSLNNIRTATTRLEIASSALNDLSLRPQGKKMLVPLTASLYVPGTLDDADKVLVDIGTGYFVEKTMTEGKDYCDRKINLLKSNFDQLIELASKKKTVADEAGAVLQAKLKQLAPAT; encoded by the exons ATGGCGTCGTCGAAAGGGCGAGAGGATAGTCCGGCGGTGAGAGTAGCAGAGATGGAAAAGATGAGCGCAGAGCAACTAAAAGCCTTCAAAGAGCAATCGGATCTCGAAGTTAATTTGTTACAAGACAGTCTCAATAACATTCGCACTGCTACCACCCGCCTCGAGATTGCGTCCTCTGCCCTTAATGATCTCTCCCTCCGTCCTCAAG GGAAGAAAATGTTGGTGCCTCTTACTGCATCGCTTTATGTTCCCGGAACCCTCGATGATGCAGATAAAGTACTTGTAGATATCGGCACTGGCTACTTTGTTGag AAAACAATGACTGAAGGAAAAGATTACTGCGACCGCAAGATCAACTTGCTGAAATCTAATTTTGATCAACTCATTGAG CTTGCATCCAAGAAGAAAACGGTGGCAGATGAAGCTGGGGCGGTCTTACAGGCAAAGTTGAAGCAGTTGGCCCCTGCAACATAG
- the LOC136223783 gene encoding protein PHYTOCHROME KINASE SUBSTRATE 4 codes for MERSAQVNSIKCSLSHLQPVYGSREPSPPFVSFPHKTTDASFSSYLQPPQPQLNNNLVEDSEISIFDAQKYFNESSTSNSSDPRVSKRISPVEVLNLESVPRLSSADGYGRNYRARSFHATPTASSEASWNSQTGLLANPPGAIAVSIRNPNRVDEKKKGSATKWLLGRKCPCAGKKSVQVEENVSESRTPSSHPGHKSKEVGNMERQIPSCVATDWLQRQRQEISPNSQRISANKTRFPSGISEQQQRVASSNSIRAFGNDGFTFPILNQTSSPIKLTLNGHRTPPLEDPARDSLEVFKPSEDVVSSKTAMEVHHHQSLVVPTSPKSRTTVMDDDIASDASSDLFEIESFSTQTAYQMYNSNSNRRESMDDISYNNNNGKRLYCRQSLDETISVTECYEPSEASIDWSVTTAEALERASVTNFSEAEQEIGQYNILKKISGDNSSSNGGWGKRSGGGGGLLSCRHEKAVSVGPNPVKWGGGGENSRVTVRHVSSRPPNPQHN; via the coding sequence ATGGAAAGATCAGCACAGGTGAACTCCATTAAATGCAGTTTATCTCATCTGCAGCCTGTTTATGGCAGCAGGGAACCTTCCCCGCCTTTCGTTTCGTTTCCGCACAAAACTACAGATGCTTCATTCTCCTCTTATCTCCAACCACCACAGCCACAACTCAATAATAACCTTGTTGAGGATTCTGAGATTAGCATTTTTGATGCTCAGAAGTATTTCAATGAGAGCAGTACAAGCAACAGCAGCGATCCTCGAGTGAGCAAGAGAATTTCTCCTGTGGAAGTTCTTAACCTTGAATCTGTTCCTAGATTATCTTCAGCGGATGGATATGGACGAAACTACAGGGCTCGGTCATTTCACGCGACACCAACAGCTTCATCAGAAGCTAGTTGGAATAGCCAAACTGGTCTGCTGGCGAATCCCCCTGGCGCAATTGCTGTCTCCATTAGAAATCCTAATCGTGTTGATGAAAAGAAAAAGGGGTCTGCAACGAAATGGCTTCTGGGTCGAAAATGTCCTTGTGCTGGCAAGAAATCTGTTCAAGTTGAGGAAAATGTATCAGAATCCAGAACTCCCTCATCACATCCAGGCCACAAGAGTAAAGAAGTTGGGAATATGGAAAGACAGATTCCTAGTTGTGTTGCAACAGATTGGCTCCAAAGACAAAGACAGGAAATAAGTCCTAATTCTCAAAGAATTTCAGCAAATAAGACACGTTTTCCGTCAGGAATAAGTGAGCAGCAGCAGCGAGTGGCATCCTCAAATTCAATTAGAGCATTCGGCAATGATGGGTTTACTTTTCCTATACTAAATCAAACATCATCTCCCATAAAGCTGACATTAAACGGACATAGAACCCCTCCGCTGGAAGATCCAGCACGGGATTCACTGGAAGTTTTCAAACCATCTGAAGATGTTGTTTCTAGCAAGACAGCAATGGAGGTTCATCATCATCAAAGTTTGGTAGTTCCGACAAGTCCAAAGTCGAGAACGACAGTTATGGATGATGACATAGCAAGTGATGCAAGTTCAGATTTGTTTGAGATAGAGAGCTTCTCTACTCAAACAGCATATCAAATGTATAATAGTAATAGTAATAGGAGAGAGTCAATGGATGACATAtcttacaacaacaacaatggaaAACGTTTGTATTGCAGGCAGAGTCTGGATGAGACAATTTCAGTAACAGAATGTTATGAACCAAGTGAAGCTAGCATAGACTGGAGTGTAACGACAGCTGAGGCATTGGAAAGAGCAAGTGTAACGAATTTCTCAGAAGCTGAACAGGAGATAGGGCAATACAATATATTAAAGAAGATTAGTGGTGACAACAGCAGCAGCAATGGAGGATGGGGGAAAAGGagtggaggaggaggagggtTGTTGAGCTGTCGGCATGAGAAGGCGGTGAGTGTAGGGCCTAATCCGGTAAAAtggggaggaggaggagaaaacAGCAGAGTGACAGTGAGGCATGTGAGTAGTAGGCCACCCAACCCACAACACAACTAG